Proteins from a genomic interval of Mesobacillus sp. S13:
- the flhF gene encoding flagellar biosynthesis protein FlhF: protein MKVKKYTASSMPEAMKLVRGELGSDAVILNSRVVQTGGFMGFFKKNSIEVIAAIDPDTDISAKPAPMDSLPKFSRPATMGDGPKKDPPALQMKPITETPQNADKDLLKEISQLKELLKGSGKIEGVTLPGPVSMKIQHLRDQEIDQEIIGELSAVLLEKWYIGGAAANGDEINEWSAASIEQRLSPLNFGGVSFKKKFVNVIGPTGVGKTTTLAKIAADCVLKHQKKVAFITTDTYRIAAIEQLKTYAKILDVPIEVCYNMDDFKMATDKFSDFDLVFIDTAGRNFRNQKYVNDLKDVIDFGKDMETYLVLALTAKQKDMEEIRKQFSLIHIDKFIFTKLDETSVNGAMLNMAIKFSTGIAYLTNGQDVPDDLIEANPMMVANTILGVSTYE, encoded by the coding sequence ATGAAAGTGAAAAAGTATACAGCTTCATCCATGCCTGAAGCTATGAAACTCGTTAGGGGTGAGCTGGGAAGTGATGCAGTGATCCTTAATTCCCGTGTCGTCCAAACAGGAGGATTCATGGGCTTTTTTAAGAAGAATAGCATTGAGGTTATTGCTGCCATTGACCCAGACACCGACATAAGTGCAAAGCCAGCTCCTATGGACTCACTACCCAAATTTTCTCGCCCTGCGACAATGGGAGATGGCCCCAAGAAAGATCCACCAGCTTTGCAGATGAAACCAATAACAGAAACACCGCAAAATGCTGATAAGGACCTTTTGAAAGAGATTTCTCAGTTGAAGGAATTGCTAAAGGGGTCAGGGAAAATCGAAGGCGTCACTCTGCCGGGACCGGTCAGCATGAAGATCCAACACCTGAGGGACCAAGAAATTGATCAGGAAATCATTGGCGAATTGTCTGCAGTCTTGCTTGAAAAATGGTATATCGGTGGAGCTGCTGCAAATGGTGATGAAATCAATGAATGGAGTGCAGCAAGTATTGAACAAAGGCTTTCACCTTTAAATTTCGGAGGAGTTTCCTTTAAGAAGAAGTTTGTCAATGTGATTGGCCCTACTGGAGTGGGAAAAACGACAACACTTGCGAAGATTGCTGCTGATTGTGTATTGAAGCATCAAAAGAAAGTTGCTTTTATTACAACAGACACGTATCGAATCGCTGCGATCGAGCAGTTGAAAACATATGCGAAAATTCTCGATGTCCCAATAGAAGTTTGCTACAACATGGACGATTTCAAGATGGCGACAGATAAATTCTCAGACTTTGATCTTGTCTTTATCGATACAGCCGGACGAAATTTCAGAAATCAAAAGTATGTTAATGATTTAAAGGATGTCATCGACTTCGGAAAGGATATGGAAACTTATCTGGTCCTGGCTTTGACGGCAAAACAAAAAGATATGGAAGAAATCAGGAAGCAGTTCTCTTTGATTCATATTGATAAATTCATTTTTACAAAACTGGATGAAACTTCGGTAAATGGAGCAATGCTCAATATGGCGATAAAATTCTCTACTGGAATTGCCTATTTGACCAATGGACAAGATGTCCCAGATGACTTGATCGAAGCGAACCCAATGATGGTGGCAAATACAATTCTTGGAGTCAGCACCTATGAATGA
- a CDS encoding chemotaxis protein CheW produces the protein MAENVVSDLKVIVFQLNDKEYGVPVSQVKSIEKIMHITRVPHTNPFVKGVMNLRGVVTPLLDLRVRFGMEEQAYNEGTRVIIVSIDDKEVGLIVDGANDVIDIPTSKIEPPPEVVGLAAEGFIDGVANLDKRLLILIDLNKILESDEAAAL, from the coding sequence ATGGCTGAAAACGTGGTTTCAGACTTAAAAGTAATCGTGTTCCAGTTGAATGATAAAGAGTACGGTGTTCCTGTAAGCCAAGTTAAATCTATTGAAAAAATCATGCATATCACAAGGGTGCCTCATACGAATCCTTTTGTAAAAGGTGTCATGAACCTTCGGGGAGTAGTGACTCCGCTGTTGGACTTACGTGTCCGATTTGGCATGGAAGAGCAAGCATACAACGAAGGGACTCGCGTCATTATCGTTTCAATAGATGATAAAGAAGTAGGCTTGATCGTAGATGGAGCAAATGATGTCATAGATATTCCAACAAGCAAAATTGAACCTCCGCCTGAGGTCGTTGGCTTGGCAGCGGAAGGGTTCATTGACGGAGTGGCCAACCTGGATAAGAGGTTATTAATATTAATTGATCTAAACAAAATCCTTGAGTCCGATGAAGCAGCAGCTTTGTAG
- a CDS encoding FliA/WhiG family RNA polymerase sigma factor — protein MVRGSTSEEQVTWDKWVQFRDPDAGNLLIKKYMPLVSYHVQRISVSLPKSVSRDDLRSLGMIGLYDALEKFDPNRDLKFDTYSSFRIRGAILDGLRKEDWLPRSTREKAKKIDAAIERLEQRFMRNATIEEIASELNMDETEIYTTINEHFFANVLSIDEHPIENDDRDNQSFVIKDEKAEIPEDKLLKSEMLEEVAEKVSKLNEKEQLVLSLFYKEELTLTEIGQVMNLSTSRISQIHSKAIFKLRKWLETA, from the coding sequence ATGGTGCGAGGATCCACATCGGAAGAACAGGTAACATGGGATAAATGGGTACAGTTCCGTGATCCGGATGCAGGTAATTTACTGATAAAAAAATATATGCCACTTGTTTCCTACCATGTGCAAAGAATCTCAGTGAGTCTTCCGAAAAGTGTGTCTAGAGATGATTTAAGAAGCCTTGGCATGATTGGTTTATACGATGCTCTGGAGAAATTCGATCCAAACAGGGATTTGAAATTTGATACATATTCCTCTTTCCGGATCCGCGGAGCAATATTGGACGGACTAAGGAAGGAAGACTGGCTGCCAAGAAGTACAAGAGAAAAAGCAAAGAAGATTGATGCAGCAATCGAGAGACTAGAGCAGCGATTTATGCGCAATGCGACCATCGAAGAAATTGCCAGTGAATTGAATATGGATGAAACCGAAATCTACACAACAATAAATGAGCATTTCTTTGCGAATGTATTATCCATAGATGAACATCCAATTGAAAATGATGATCGGGATAACCAGTCCTTCGTGATCAAGGATGAAAAAGCTGAAATTCCTGAAGATAAACTTTTAAAGTCAGAAATGCTGGAAGAGGTTGCTGAAAAAGTCTCAAAATTGAATGAGAAAGAGCAACTAGTATTGAGTTTATTTTATAAAGAAGAATTGACGCTGACTGAGATTGGACAAGTCATGAATCTATCAACCTCAAGAATTTCGCAGATTCATTCAAAAGCGATCTTTAAATTGAGAAAATGGCTAGAGACAGCCTAA
- a CDS encoding chemotaxis protein CheA, with translation MELNQYLEVFIEESKEHLQACNEQLLELEKNPQDLSIINEIFRSAHTLKGMSATMGYEDLASLTHQMENVLDAIRNNRLTTTPETIDVIFMAVDHLEDMVQSIAAGGDGKKDVTETVEKLKLIEKGELLSGSANKEVAASAVLEADQESRYDEFELTVLKQSKEQGFGVYEIEIALREDCLLKAARVYMVFEVLEKIGEVIKANPSVDQLEEEQFDQEFSITIVSKENPEDIKAKIMKVSEVVKTDIKSLAFDEVNNESNDEVLSMSNASAPEVVGSSAMEKTQSIESEVTPVPEKKGSAKQQNNSSKTIRVNIERLDILMNLFEELVIDRGRLEQISKDLENGELTETVERMSRISGDLQNIILNMRMVQVETVFNRFPRMIRQLARDLNKKINLEIVGAETELDRTVIDEIGDPLVHLLRNSVDHGIESPEVRKAKGKNEEGTVVLRAFHSGNHVFIEIEDDGAGISRDKVLKKAISKGIITEQSAAGFTDKQAYELILSSGFSTAEKISDISGRGVGLDVVKNTIESLGGSISIDSKENEGTIFSIQLPLTLSIISVMLVEIQKEKFAIPLSSIIETAIIKDSDIMNAHNQKVIDFRGKVVPLLFLKDIFEVPSEPAEDQFHSVIIVRKGDKMAGLVVDSFIGQQEVVLKSLGNYLTNVFAISGATILGDGQVALIVDCNALIK, from the coding sequence ATGGAATTGAATCAATATCTTGAAGTCTTTATTGAAGAAAGTAAAGAACATTTACAGGCCTGTAATGAACAATTGTTGGAATTAGAGAAGAATCCACAGGATTTATCGATCATTAATGAAATTTTCAGGTCAGCTCATACTCTTAAAGGGATGTCAGCGACCATGGGTTATGAAGATTTGGCAAGCCTTACCCATCAGATGGAAAATGTACTGGATGCCATTCGGAATAACAGATTAACGACAACTCCTGAAACGATTGATGTGATTTTCATGGCAGTTGACCATCTCGAGGATATGGTTCAGTCGATAGCGGCTGGAGGGGATGGCAAAAAAGACGTAACGGAAACGGTTGAAAAGTTAAAACTCATTGAAAAGGGAGAACTTCTGTCAGGTTCCGCTAATAAAGAGGTTGCAGCTTCAGCCGTATTAGAAGCTGATCAGGAATCCCGCTATGATGAGTTTGAACTGACTGTTTTAAAGCAGTCCAAAGAGCAGGGATTTGGTGTATATGAGATCGAAATCGCTTTGCGAGAAGATTGCTTACTGAAAGCAGCCCGAGTCTATATGGTTTTTGAGGTGTTGGAAAAGATTGGTGAAGTAATCAAAGCAAACCCATCAGTCGACCAGCTGGAAGAAGAACAATTTGACCAGGAATTTTCAATCACGATTGTCTCAAAAGAGAATCCAGAGGATATTAAAGCGAAAATCATGAAGGTTTCTGAAGTAGTTAAAACCGACATCAAGTCATTAGCTTTTGATGAAGTGAACAATGAATCGAATGATGAAGTTTTATCTATGTCAAACGCATCTGCCCCTGAGGTAGTGGGTTCATCTGCTATGGAAAAAACTCAATCAATTGAATCTGAAGTGACGCCGGTTCCTGAGAAAAAAGGCAGTGCCAAACAGCAAAACAATAGCAGCAAAACGATTAGGGTTAATATTGAACGGCTTGATATCCTAATGAATTTATTTGAAGAGCTTGTCATAGACCGAGGCAGACTGGAACAAATCTCGAAAGACCTTGAAAATGGTGAGCTTACTGAAACGGTCGAAAGAATGTCGAGGATATCTGGTGACTTGCAAAATATTATTCTGAACATGCGGATGGTCCAGGTAGAAACCGTATTCAATCGCTTCCCGAGAATGATTCGTCAGTTGGCAAGAGACTTAAACAAGAAGATCAACCTCGAAATCGTTGGAGCGGAAACAGAATTGGATCGTACGGTCATCGATGAAATCGGCGACCCACTTGTGCACTTATTAAGGAATTCAGTTGACCATGGGATTGAATCACCTGAAGTGCGGAAGGCCAAAGGTAAAAACGAAGAAGGTACTGTTGTGCTGCGAGCCTTCCACAGTGGCAATCATGTATTCATTGAAATCGAAGATGATGGTGCTGGTATCAGCAGGGATAAGGTATTGAAGAAGGCGATAAGCAAGGGCATCATTACTGAACAATCTGCTGCAGGCTTCACTGATAAACAGGCATATGAATTAATCCTTTCCTCAGGCTTCTCTACCGCTGAGAAGATATCTGATATCTCCGGCAGGGGAGTAGGTTTGGACGTTGTAAAAAATACAATCGAGTCATTGGGAGGCTCTATATCAATTGATTCAAAGGAAAATGAGGGAACCATTTTCTCTATCCAGCTGCCTCTGACCTTATCAATCATTTCGGTCATGTTGGTCGAAATCCAGAAAGAGAAATTCGCCATTCCTTTGTCATCCATCATTGAGACAGCGATAATCAAAGACTCTGATATCATGAATGCTCATAATCAAAAGGTAATTGATTTTAGAGGGAAGGTCGTACCACTACTGTTCTTAAAGGATATCTTTGAAGTACCATCAGAACCGGCTGAGGACCAATTCCACTCTGTCATTATCGTTCGAAAAGGAGATAAAATGGCTGGCTTGGTTGTAGACTCTTTCATCGGACAGCAAGAGGTAGTCCTTAAATCATTAGGAAATTATTTAACAAATGTTTTCGCAATCTCGGGAGCTACAATCCTCGGAGATGGACAGGTAGCATTGATTGTCGATTGCAATGCCTTGATTAAATAG
- a CDS encoding protein-glutamate methylesterase/protein-glutamine glutaminase, whose amino-acid sequence MAKIRVLIVDDSAFMRKLINDFLSEHQEIEVIGTARNGEDAIKKWRELRPDVITLDVEMPKLNGLEVLKQIMKEQPIPVVMLSSTTKEGADTTLQAIQAGAVDFVAKPSGSISIDLHKVKSELIQKVLSASKANLSKMKVLEDSITANKKSNIGIGKKLQPADQLTTRGLTQSKKVVCIGTSTGGPRALQQVITSLPKGLDVPVLIVQHMPPGFTKSLANRLDSLSEIRVKEAEDGELLQKGTAYIAPGGFHLMVKSLGSSLAISLSQSPPRSGHRPSVDVMFESISAIKNYTKIAVIMTGMGADGSKGLVEMKKNGIVKAIAESQDTSIVFGMPKAAIATNMVDEVVNVENIAQTIMNYI is encoded by the coding sequence GTGGCAAAAATAAGAGTTCTCATCGTAGATGATTCAGCTTTCATGCGGAAGCTGATCAACGACTTTCTATCAGAACACCAGGAGATTGAGGTAATTGGTACGGCCCGTAATGGTGAGGATGCCATTAAAAAATGGCGGGAATTACGTCCCGATGTCATTACACTTGATGTCGAAATGCCGAAACTAAATGGCTTGGAAGTATTGAAACAGATCATGAAGGAGCAACCTATTCCGGTTGTCATGCTTTCCAGCACCACGAAAGAAGGTGCGGACACGACGTTGCAGGCGATTCAAGCGGGTGCTGTAGATTTTGTGGCAAAGCCATCAGGATCGATTTCTATTGATTTACATAAAGTCAAATCTGAGTTAATCCAAAAAGTGTTATCGGCAAGCAAAGCTAATTTATCCAAGATGAAGGTCCTGGAAGATTCAATAACGGCTAACAAGAAATCGAACATTGGCATAGGTAAGAAGCTGCAGCCAGCAGATCAATTAACGACAAGGGGATTGACACAATCTAAAAAGGTTGTCTGCATCGGAACTTCTACTGGGGGCCCAAGAGCATTGCAGCAAGTGATAACTTCGTTGCCAAAAGGTTTGGATGTACCAGTGCTTATCGTTCAGCATATGCCGCCCGGTTTTACCAAGTCGCTTGCCAACCGACTGGACTCCTTAAGTGAGATCAGAGTCAAAGAAGCGGAAGATGGCGAGTTGCTGCAAAAAGGGACTGCATACATAGCACCAGGTGGCTTTCACTTAATGGTCAAGAGCTTGGGATCATCCCTGGCAATTTCGCTTAGCCAATCACCGCCTCGTAGTGGACATCGTCCATCTGTGGATGTAATGTTCGAATCGATCAGCGCCATTAAGAACTACACTAAAATTGCTGTCATCATGACCGGAATGGGAGCAGATGGTTCTAAGGGACTGGTTGAAATGAAAAAAAATGGCATAGTTAAAGCAATTGCTGAATCACAGGATACGTCAATTGTTTTCGGGATGCCAAAAGCAGCAATAGCAACAAACATGGTTGATGAAGTAGTGAATGTAGAAAACATCGCGCAAACAATCATGAATTATATATGA
- the flhA gene encoding flagellar biosynthesis protein FlhA, which translates to MSARDLSVLLSVILIVAMLIIPFPPWLLSVLIMVNISIALLVLLNTMNMTEPLQFSVFPSLLLLLTLFRLGLNVSTTRSILSKGEAGGVVETFGTFVVGGNVVVGMVVFLILIIIQFVVITKGSERVSEVAARFTLDAMPGKQMSIDADLNAGMISEQQARERREKVSREADFYGAMDGASKFVKGDAIAGIIIVLINLIFGIVIGMTQQGLGIADAAQKYSLLTVGDGIVSQIPALLISTATGIVVTRAASDGNLGIDITSQLLAYPKMLYVGAATIFLLGLFTPIHDLLTIPIAALMAFGGYSFSRVREPDTQQLQEMEEDIQMDEMKSPESVVNLLNVDPIEFEFGYGLIPLADANQGGDLLDRIVMIRRQLAIELGLVIPVVRIRDNIQLQPNEYRLKIKGNEMARGELLLDHYLAMSPGIDDDSIDGIDTIEPSFGLPAKWITEEMKEQAEIFGYTVVDPPSVVSTHITEVIKANAHELLGRQETKQLIDHLRESYPILVEEATPNPLSVGEVQKVLGKLLRENVSIRNLPIIFETLADYGKVTTDTDILAEYVRQALARQITNQYSRNGESLKVITLSGRVEKMIAEGVQQTEHGNYLSLDPAVSQGILESVANQVEQLSIMEQTPMILCSPAVRMYVRQLTERYFAQIPVLSYNELEANVEVQSVGMVNVE; encoded by the coding sequence ATGTCAGCAAGAGACCTGTCCGTCCTGCTTAGTGTCATCTTAATCGTAGCCATGTTGATTATTCCGTTCCCGCCTTGGCTGTTGAGTGTACTAATCATGGTAAACATCTCAATTGCACTTCTGGTGCTGTTGAACACAATGAATATGACTGAACCGCTTCAGTTTTCTGTTTTCCCTTCACTGCTGTTGTTGTTAACTCTATTCAGACTTGGCCTGAATGTATCGACAACACGTTCCATCCTTTCCAAAGGTGAGGCTGGAGGCGTTGTTGAAACCTTCGGTACCTTTGTTGTCGGGGGGAATGTGGTTGTCGGGATGGTCGTGTTCCTGATCTTGATCATCATCCAGTTCGTCGTCATCACAAAAGGGTCCGAGCGTGTATCAGAAGTTGCAGCAAGATTTACCCTTGATGCAATGCCCGGTAAGCAAATGAGTATCGATGCTGATTTGAATGCAGGCATGATATCTGAACAGCAGGCGCGTGAACGACGTGAAAAAGTAAGTCGTGAGGCTGATTTTTATGGTGCAATGGATGGTGCGAGTAAATTCGTAAAAGGAGATGCGATTGCCGGCATCATCATCGTCCTGATCAACTTGATCTTTGGAATTGTCATTGGCATGACACAGCAAGGTCTCGGGATTGCGGATGCAGCGCAAAAATATTCCCTTCTGACAGTTGGCGATGGGATTGTCAGCCAGATACCGGCTCTCTTGATCTCAACGGCAACGGGTATTGTCGTTACTCGAGCTGCGTCTGACGGGAATCTGGGAATTGACATTACCTCACAGTTACTGGCTTATCCTAAAATGCTGTATGTAGGAGCAGCTACGATATTCCTGCTAGGGTTGTTTACGCCAATACACGATTTGTTGACGATTCCAATCGCTGCGCTGATGGCATTTGGCGGTTACTCCTTCTCCCGTGTTCGTGAGCCTGATACTCAGCAGCTGCAAGAAATGGAAGAAGACATTCAAATGGACGAAATGAAGAGTCCTGAAAGTGTTGTCAATTTATTGAACGTTGATCCAATCGAGTTTGAATTTGGATATGGTCTGATACCACTTGCAGATGCTAACCAAGGAGGAGACCTTCTCGACAGGATCGTCATGATCAGAAGGCAGCTGGCCATTGAATTGGGACTGGTCATTCCGGTGGTCAGGATCCGGGACAATATCCAGCTCCAACCCAATGAATACAGACTGAAAATCAAAGGCAACGAAATGGCCAGAGGAGAATTGCTTCTCGATCATTATCTGGCGATGAGTCCTGGGATTGACGATGATTCCATCGATGGAATCGATACAATCGAACCAAGTTTCGGTTTGCCAGCTAAATGGATTACAGAAGAAATGAAGGAACAAGCAGAAATCTTTGGCTATACGGTTGTCGATCCGCCTTCTGTTGTCTCGACCCATATCACGGAAGTCATTAAGGCTAATGCACATGAGCTTCTGGGCAGACAAGAAACGAAACAGCTGATCGATCACCTTCGTGAAAGCTATCCGATTCTTGTTGAGGAAGCAACTCCAAATCCTTTATCAGTTGGTGAGGTCCAAAAAGTCCTCGGCAAGCTGCTTAGGGAAAATGTATCCATAAGGAATCTGCCGATTATTTTTGAAACACTTGCTGATTACGGCAAAGTGACAACAGATACTGATATCCTTGCTGAATACGTTCGTCAGGCACTTGCAAGGCAGATCACTAACCAGTATTCGCGAAACGGTGAAAGCCTGAAGGTGATTACCTTATCAGGAAGAGTGGAAAAGATGATTGCGGAAGGTGTTCAGCAAACAGAGCACGGCAACTACTTATCTCTTGATCCAGCAGTTTCTCAGGGAATTCTGGAATCGGTGGCAAACCAGGTAGAGCAATTGAGCATTATGGAACAAACACCGATGATTCTCTGCTCACCTGCGGTCAGGATGTATGTGCGTCAGTTGACAGAAAGGTATTTCGCACAAATCCCTGTATTGTCGTATAACGAGCTTGAAGCAAATGTTGAAGTCCAAAGTGTCGGGATGGTGAACGTAGAATGA
- a CDS encoding chemotaxis protein CheD — MHKTAEIIKVGIADMNIVKVPDLIRTTGLGSCVGVVLFDQAREIAGMAHIMLPDSALSRTEPLNKAKFANTAIKELLEALIRAGARPMGIKAKLAGGAQMFQFSGSSDMMRIGPRNVEAVLQELSLLKIPVISSDVGGNSGRTIEFDPKTGLMQIRTVNKGNSEI; from the coding sequence ATGCATAAAACAGCAGAAATCATCAAAGTTGGAATTGCTGATATGAACATTGTTAAAGTTCCAGATCTCATTCGAACCACTGGCCTTGGCTCCTGTGTTGGTGTGGTATTGTTTGATCAGGCAAGAGAAATCGCTGGCATGGCGCATATCATGCTCCCTGATTCGGCTTTATCACGAACAGAACCGCTGAACAAAGCTAAATTTGCCAATACTGCCATTAAGGAGCTTTTAGAAGCTTTGATAAGAGCAGGTGCAAGGCCAATGGGAATAAAGGCCAAGCTCGCAGGCGGTGCTCAAATGTTCCAGTTTTCCGGAAGCAGTGACATGATGAGAATTGGACCTAGGAATGTAGAGGCAGTTTTACAGGAATTAAGCCTGCTTAAGATACCCGTCATTTCGTCTGATGTTGGAGGTAATAGCGGAAGGACAATCGAGTTCGACCCAAAAACCGGTTTGATGCAAATCAGGACAGTTAATAAAGGGAATAGTGAAATATAA
- a CDS encoding MinD/ParA family protein — MNDQAEKLRNRLKTNIPAKEAKTLAVVSGKGGVGKSNFSLNFSISLAKKGYKVLLFDLDIGMGNIEILMGKSSSLSIADFLSGRSSMEEVIFQGPYGVEYISGGTGLSQLVRMDRSSVEYFTTSLSEVLRKYDYLIFDMGAGLNEETLSILLSVNEIFVITTTEPTSLMDAYATMKYIHLSDSELPFYLVVNRAGSVKEGNETMARLDDVLGKFLGRTPIKLGMLPDDKSVQEAVKRQIPFTMFNERSQASKGMAAIIEKYINKASYNAEKRDNRSFTTRLKQFLFER, encoded by the coding sequence ATGAATGACCAGGCAGAAAAATTAAGAAACCGACTCAAAACGAACATTCCGGCTAAGGAAGCGAAAACTCTTGCAGTGGTAAGCGGGAAAGGCGGCGTAGGGAAATCGAATTTTTCACTTAATTTTTCGATTTCCCTGGCAAAAAAAGGATATAAGGTATTGCTGTTTGATCTTGACATCGGTATGGGAAATATCGAAATTTTGATGGGTAAAAGTTCATCACTCTCCATTGCCGATTTTCTATCAGGGAGATCATCAATGGAGGAGGTTATTTTCCAAGGTCCATACGGTGTCGAGTATATATCTGGCGGAACAGGTTTAAGCCAGTTAGTCAGGATGGACCGTTCCAGTGTCGAGTACTTCACCACTAGCTTAAGTGAGGTCCTAAGAAAATATGATTATCTCATTTTTGATATGGGGGCCGGTTTGAATGAGGAAACTTTATCCATCCTCCTGTCTGTGAATGAGATATTCGTCATCACAACGACAGAGCCAACCTCCTTGATGGATGCATATGCGACTATGAAATACATCCATCTTTCAGATTCAGAATTGCCTTTCTATTTGGTCGTCAACAGGGCTGGTTCTGTTAAGGAAGGCAATGAAACAATGGCAAGGCTGGATGATGTTCTAGGGAAGTTTTTAGGAAGGACACCGATTAAGCTTGGAATGCTGCCTGATGATAAATCGGTCCAGGAAGCAGTCAAACGCCAGATTCCTTTTACAATGTTCAACGAACGGTCACAAGCTTCTAAAGGAATGGCGGCGATTATTGAAAAATATATCAATAAAGCGAGCTACAATGCCGAAAAGAGAGATAACAGAAGTTTTACAACAAGATTGAAGCAATTCCTTTTCGAAAGGTAG
- a CDS encoding chemotaxis protein CheC, which yields MNFLKSISDIHLDILKEVGNIGAGHAATALSTLLNTKIDMKVPRVRVVSFDEVMELAGGADNVVASVFLRIEGDAPGSMFFILPLPQAEKYIGQLIKKQSFSFSEEQENELALSALQELGNILSGSYLSSLSDFTQLSLYPSVPALSIDMVGAVISFGLLELSQVSDYAIVIDTALDEEDAQMPDSVNGHFFLLPDPDSFHIIFSALGVKVDA from the coding sequence ATGAATTTTTTAAAAAGTATTTCGGACATACACCTTGATATTCTAAAAGAAGTAGGAAATATTGGCGCCGGCCATGCTGCAACAGCATTATCAACCCTACTGAATACAAAGATCGATATGAAAGTGCCCAGAGTCAGGGTCGTATCGTTTGATGAAGTGATGGAACTGGCCGGCGGTGCCGATAATGTGGTAGCCAGCGTATTTCTTCGAATTGAGGGAGATGCTCCCGGCAGCATGTTTTTTATCCTGCCGCTGCCACAGGCGGAGAAATACATCGGCCAGCTAATAAAAAAACAATCATTTTCGTTTTCAGAAGAACAGGAAAATGAGCTGGCATTGTCTGCTCTCCAAGAACTAGGGAATATATTATCAGGATCATATTTATCATCCCTTTCTGATTTCACACAGCTGAGCCTGTATCCATCCGTACCTGCGTTAAGTATTGATATGGTAGGTGCAGTCATCAGTTTTGGGCTATTGGAATTGTCTCAGGTAAGCGACTATGCAATCGTAATCGATACGGCTCTGGATGAAGAGGATGCTCAAATGCCTGACAGTGTGAATGGACATTTCTTCCTTCTCCCAGATCCGGATTCATTCCATATTATTTTTTCTGCACTAGGAGTAAAGGTTGATGCATAA